In the genome of Chelmon rostratus isolate fCheRos1 chromosome 24, fCheRos1.pri, whole genome shotgun sequence, one region contains:
- the ndfip2 gene encoding NEDD4 family-interacting protein 2: MDPASRYQVLHNEDDSSEASTSEQQPCTSATAQAGTSGQDQSQAQAQAQASPAPAAAAAAGEASGSRTPGEAEAPPPPYASIDLGATAAAPETSFRGDFPVPPPYSVATSLPTYDEAEKAKAAAMAASTVEVMPRDDEFPPRDDFSDADQLRVGNDGIFMLAFFMAFLFNWIGFCLSFCLTNTIAGRYGAICGFGLSLIKWILIVRFSDYFTGYFNGQYWLWWIFLLLGLLLFFRGFVNYLKVRNMSENMATSHRTRLFFLY, from the exons ATGGACCCAGCAAGCCGATACCAAGTG CTGCACAATGAGGATGACTCTTCCGAGGCCTCGACCAGCGAGCAGCAGCCGTGCACTTCTGCCACGGCCCAGGCTGGCACATCCGGCCAGGACCAGAGCCAGGCCCAGGCCCAGGCCCAGGCCAGCCCGGCGCCTgccgccgcagcagcagcaggggaggCATCAGGATCGAGGACTCCGGGGGAGGCGGAGGCACCTCCACCTCCTTACGCCTCCATTGACCTGGGGGCAACCGCTGCAGCACCTG AGACCAGTTTCCGAGGAGACTTCCCAGTGCCTCCGCCCTACAGCGTCGCCACCTCGCTGCCCACATATGACGAAGCGGAGAAGGCCAAAGCGGCCGCCATGGCTGCCTCCACTGTGGAGGTGATGCCGCGG GATGACGAATTCCCTCCCAGAGACGATTTCAGTGACGCTGATCAGCTTCGCGTGGGGAACGATGGAATCTTCATGTTGGCCTTTTTCA TGGCCTTCCTCTTCAACTGGATCGGGTTCTGCCTGTCCTTCTGTCTGACCAACACCATCGCAGGGCGGTACGGAGCCATCTGCGGCTTCGGCCTCTCCCTCATCAAGTGGATTCTTATCGTCAGG TTCTCGGACTACTTCACTGGCTACTTTAACGGTCAGTACTGGCTCTGGTGGATCTTCCTGTTGCTCG GTCTCCTGCTCTTCTTCAGGGGTTTCGTTAACTACCTAAAAGTCCGCAACATGTCAGAGAATATGGCCACCTCTCATAGAACAcgcctcttcttcctctactAA